A genome region from Marinobacter panjinensis includes the following:
- a CDS encoding DUF6639 family protein, giving the protein MRLLLVALLSLANAPGYSATRVACPVQGVTVFSDRVDDGKLACQAVGTALAFMRDLGFRVNVRFTLDLVDRPLSLHGKEVKGTYDARRFHIEVPSFSQAQLMAQRHPPFGRSMCRAMWQSFVAHEVAHAVAQANFRVLKPSLEAHEYIAYVVQLATLPETLRQQLLEGFDNQAFQHEKQINRIFLQLDPEVFAVKAYRHYVAQPDPKAFFQRLLNRRLSSPH; this is encoded by the coding sequence ATGCGGTTGCTGTTGGTTGCCCTGTTATCGCTGGCAAATGCCCCGGGTTATTCCGCCACCCGCGTAGCGTGCCCTGTTCAGGGCGTCACCGTGTTCAGTGACCGCGTGGACGACGGCAAACTGGCGTGCCAGGCGGTTGGTACAGCACTGGCATTCATGCGTGACCTGGGTTTCCGCGTCAATGTTCGATTTACCCTTGATCTGGTGGATCGCCCCCTCAGCCTGCATGGGAAGGAAGTTAAGGGCACCTACGATGCCCGGCGCTTTCATATCGAGGTTCCCAGTTTTAGCCAGGCGCAATTGATGGCGCAACGCCACCCGCCATTCGGGAGGAGCATGTGCCGTGCAATGTGGCAAAGCTTCGTGGCACACGAGGTAGCTCACGCGGTGGCCCAAGCTAACTTCCGAGTGCTGAAGCCGTCACTTGAGGCCCATGAATACATTGCCTATGTCGTACAACTCGCAACACTCCCAGAGACACTCCGGCAGCAGTTGCTGGAGGGTTTCGATAATCAGGCGTTCCAGCATGAAAAGCAGATCAACCGGATTTTCCTACAGCTGGACCCGGAAGTCTTTGCGGTGAAGGCGTACCGGCACTATGTTGCTCAACCCGACCCTAAGGCATTTTTTCAGCGCCTGCTGAATAGAAGACTCAGCTCGCCTCATTAG
- a CDS encoding c-type cytochrome: protein MIARKEADMKRTIVSTALASCLCLGSAMALAESHGKSTMQLAEEKQCMACHTASDDVPRSPSFQSIAQRYTKDDADKLVQVVLTGGEDHWGSAKMPEMDARAEVSEKEARKLVNWILDMRSETE from the coding sequence ATGATCGCACGAAAGGAAGCCGATATGAAAAGGACAATCGTATCAACTGCGCTTGCAAGCTGCCTCTGCCTCGGCTCTGCAATGGCACTGGCAGAATCCCATGGCAAAAGCACTATGCAACTGGCTGAAGAAAAACAGTGTATGGCTTGTCACACCGCCAGTGACGACGTACCTCGTTCGCCCTCTTTCCAGAGCATCGCCCAGAGGTATACAAAGGACGATGCAGACAAGCTTGTTCAGGTCGTTCTGACAGGTGGCGAGGATCACTGGGGTTCAGCAAAGATGCCTGAAATGGATGCTCGTGCTGAAGTCAGCGAGAAGGAGGCAAGAAAGCTGGTGAACTGGATTCTGGATATGCGTTCAGAAACAGAGTGA
- a CDS encoding MBL fold metallo-hydrolase, with the protein MGFRGLFLVLLLLPGFVAASSDIPDRLELTKVSDRVYSAIGATAPGTYENHGHNNNLSFIITQEGVVVFNGGDNYLLAKSFHNSIRSITDKDVKYVVNENAQGHSMLGNSYWRDQGVPIIAQNEAIEEFEHQGAAKLASMQRRNKDKAEGTYVAVPDIGFEDRYDLDMGDIKIELHYFGPGHAPGDLALWMPEEKLLITGDLGFHQRLLAVFEDTDTGSWVESFDKMTAQLDPEVVIPGHGKPTTMDVVTKETRGYLVFLRNAVKEILEQGGGLDEAYNIDQSQWSYLDTFEELAAKNAGRVYQDLEFEFF; encoded by the coding sequence ATGGGCTTTCGTGGGCTGTTTCTGGTTTTACTGTTACTGCCGGGCTTTGTTGCTGCAAGCAGCGACATTCCGGACCGACTGGAACTCACCAAGGTATCGGATCGGGTCTACTCGGCAATAGGTGCGACCGCTCCGGGCACTTACGAAAACCACGGTCATAACAACAATCTCAGTTTCATCATCACGCAGGAGGGTGTGGTGGTGTTCAATGGCGGTGACAACTACCTGCTGGCGAAGTCATTTCACAATTCGATTCGCAGCATCACCGACAAAGACGTCAAATACGTGGTCAATGAAAACGCCCAGGGCCACTCCATGCTGGGCAACAGTTACTGGCGGGACCAGGGCGTTCCGATCATCGCCCAAAACGAGGCGATTGAGGAATTCGAACACCAGGGTGCTGCCAAACTGGCGTCCATGCAGCGCAGAAACAAGGATAAAGCAGAAGGTACTTACGTTGCGGTGCCTGATATCGGCTTTGAGGACCGGTACGACCTGGACATGGGTGACATAAAGATCGAGCTGCATTATTTCGGTCCGGGGCATGCACCCGGTGATCTTGCACTCTGGATGCCAGAGGAAAAACTGCTGATTACCGGAGATCTCGGCTTCCACCAGCGCTTGCTGGCTGTTTTCGAGGATACCGATACCGGATCATGGGTCGAATCTTTCGACAAGATGACAGCACAGTTGGACCCGGAGGTTGTGATCCCGGGGCACGGTAAGCCGACCACCATGGACGTGGTTACCAAAGAAACCCGTGGATATCTCGTATTCCTGCGGAACGCTGTTAAGGAAATTCTGGAGCAGGGGGGTGGACTGGACGAGGCCTATAACATCGACCAGTCCCAATGGTCCTACCTCGATACCTTCGAGGAGCTTGCTGCAAAGAATGCGGGGCGGGTCTACCAGGATCTGGAGTTCGAGTTTTTCTGA
- the dsbG gene encoding thiol:disulfide interchange protein DsbG, whose translation MKTALWQALLQWKWIWKWRRFDLSFKESLVINMLGSVIKVVSTFLLLPSMAFAAYPDAVQVLVDEGLKVEASFDAPGGVKGFVGRRNGHSISLYLMPDGEHVIIGKMVDGFGQDLSAAHLRNWLPKPDLTGAWQELADAAWVSEGPTDAKRIVYVFSDPNCGYCVVFRQKAQPYLERGVELRHIMVGIIQPSSLAKAASVLGAEDPVRKLEFHDSQFPGGWLESEENIPQDLRQLVQSNNRLMESLFVAVTPSVIYKDSNGEVRKIVGLPDDSALSEAVFRVPE comes from the coding sequence ATGAAAACTGCGCTCTGGCAGGCGTTGCTGCAGTGGAAATGGATCTGGAAATGGCGTCGTTTTGATCTCTCTTTTAAGGAATCGCTGGTTATCAATATGTTAGGTTCCGTAATTAAAGTTGTTTCCACATTTCTACTGTTGCCTTCCATGGCTTTTGCGGCTTATCCGGATGCTGTCCAGGTACTGGTTGATGAAGGTCTCAAGGTGGAGGCCAGCTTCGACGCGCCGGGGGGAGTCAAAGGCTTTGTTGGCCGCAGAAACGGACATTCAATCTCGCTGTACCTTATGCCGGACGGCGAACACGTTATTATCGGCAAGATGGTGGATGGTTTTGGCCAGGACCTCAGCGCCGCGCACCTCAGAAACTGGCTGCCTAAGCCGGATTTGACCGGTGCCTGGCAAGAACTGGCGGATGCGGCCTGGGTATCAGAAGGACCCACTGACGCCAAACGTATTGTCTATGTCTTTTCAGACCCCAACTGCGGCTACTGTGTGGTGTTCCGGCAAAAGGCGCAGCCTTATCTGGAGCGGGGCGTCGAGTTGCGACATATCATGGTCGGTATCATACAACCATCCAGCCTGGCTAAAGCGGCCAGCGTGCTTGGGGCAGAGGATCCGGTCAGGAAGCTTGAATTCCATGACAGTCAGTTTCCAGGAGGTTGGCTTGAGTCGGAAGAAAATATACCTCAGGACTTGCGGCAACTGGTCCAAAGCAATAACCGGCTGATGGAAAGTCTGTTTGTAGCAGTAACGCCATCCGTTATTTACAAAGACTCGAATGGAGAAGTACGCAAGATCGTTGGACTGCCTGATGACTCGGCATTATCCGAGGCGGTTTTCAGAGTCCCGGAATAG
- a CDS encoding GlcG/HbpS family heme-binding protein, whose amino-acid sequence MKTKLSKSLMFVSALATTGIAGAQDGDQPVMVQIKKLSMDTALTIAKTAIDTCREQGVQVSVTVVDRGGHPQVVLRDVLAMDLSLEVSYRKAYTAMTFTSPTSALEDRFTGPFSVGKVEKVLLSAGGVPIQASGETIGGVGVSGAPSGETDENCALAGVAAVEMDLEMASF is encoded by the coding sequence ATGAAAACCAAGCTGTCAAAATCCCTTATGTTCGTCTCAGCCCTTGCTACCACTGGTATTGCCGGCGCGCAGGACGGTGACCAGCCGGTGATGGTCCAGATCAAGAAACTCTCGATGGATACCGCCCTGACCATCGCGAAAACGGCAATCGACACCTGCCGGGAGCAGGGCGTGCAGGTCTCGGTCACGGTGGTGGACCGGGGCGGGCATCCCCAGGTGGTATTGCGGGACGTACTTGCTATGGATCTGTCCCTGGAAGTGAGTTACCGGAAGGCCTATACCGCCATGACGTTTACCAGCCCCACCTCGGCCCTGGAAGACCGCTTTACCGGCCCGTTTTCCGTCGGCAAGGTCGAGAAGGTATTGCTCTCGGCCGGAGGAGTTCCCATCCAGGCTAGCGGTGAAACCATCGGTGGTGTCGGCGTGAGTGGCGCACCTTCCGGCGAGACTGATGAAAACTGCGCTCTGGCAGGCGTTGCTGCAGTGGAAATGGATCTGGAAATGGCGTCGTTTTGA
- the soxB gene encoding thiosulfohydrolase SoxB gives MTISRRDFLMAMQAAAVAGLVPKLALAKGGEGLYDAPKFGNVRLLHLTDIHAQLLPVRFREPNVNLGIGPSKGKVPHLVGSHFLDHFGLPSGTRRSHAFTYLDYTEAAEEYGKLGGFAHLKTLIDQLRDQAGAGNSLLLDGGDLWQGSGTAFWTNGEDMVEASNRLGIDILTAHWEFTYPEEQIRKNLSAFKGEFLAQNVFLSDEAMFMGAESYDEASGRVFKPYTIRELGGKRVAIIGQAFPYTPIANPSYFIPDWRMGIRESEMQALVNEIRENEKVNAVVVLSHNGMDVDLKMASRVTGIDAILGGHTHDAVPQPTEVKNPGGTTLVGNAGTNGKYVAVLDLDIGNNGVRGYEYKLLPVFSDLIKPDAAMTSFIKDVRAPYMDKLGEKLAIADDLLYRRGNFNGTMDQVICDAQRHVLDAQISLSPGFRWGTSVLPGDSITMEDVMNATAITYPETYVREMSGADLKLIMEDVADNLFNKDPYYQQGGDMVRVGGMDYTCDPTASMSGRISDMRLDNGERIEANKSYKVAGWATVNSRAPGRPIWDVVADYLRSEKTVRIDKFNTPTLKNVAGNPGIEDYAG, from the coding sequence GTGACAATTTCCCGCAGAGACTTCCTGATGGCAATGCAAGCGGCCGCTGTTGCCGGGCTCGTTCCGAAACTTGCTTTGGCCAAAGGCGGCGAGGGACTGTACGACGCACCGAAATTCGGCAATGTTCGACTGCTTCATCTCACCGATATTCATGCCCAACTGTTACCGGTACGTTTCCGTGAACCCAACGTCAATCTGGGAATTGGTCCCAGCAAGGGCAAGGTGCCGCACCTGGTGGGAAGTCACTTCCTGGATCATTTCGGACTTCCATCCGGTACCCGACGCTCCCACGCGTTCACCTACCTCGATTACACCGAGGCAGCCGAGGAGTACGGCAAACTGGGCGGATTCGCCCATCTCAAGACCCTTATTGATCAACTGAGAGACCAGGCTGGAGCCGGTAACTCGCTGCTGCTGGACGGTGGCGATCTCTGGCAGGGCTCCGGCACCGCATTCTGGACCAATGGCGAGGATATGGTGGAAGCCAGTAACCGCCTTGGCATTGATATCCTGACGGCACACTGGGAATTCACCTATCCCGAAGAGCAGATTCGCAAGAATCTCAGTGCCTTCAAGGGAGAATTCCTGGCCCAGAACGTTTTCCTGTCCGATGAAGCCATGTTCATGGGGGCTGAGTCCTACGACGAGGCCAGTGGACGGGTCTTCAAGCCTTATACCATCCGCGAGCTTGGTGGAAAGCGCGTTGCGATCATCGGCCAGGCGTTCCCTTATACACCCATTGCCAATCCGTCCTATTTCATTCCTGATTGGCGCATGGGAATCCGGGAAAGCGAGATGCAGGCGCTGGTGAATGAGATTCGTGAAAACGAAAAGGTGAACGCGGTCGTGGTCCTTTCCCACAATGGCATGGACGTGGACCTCAAAATGGCAAGCCGTGTAACCGGCATCGACGCCATCCTGGGCGGCCACACCCATGACGCAGTGCCGCAGCCCACTGAAGTGAAAAATCCGGGCGGCACTACCCTGGTAGGCAATGCCGGTACCAACGGCAAATATGTTGCCGTACTGGACCTGGATATCGGGAATAACGGTGTCAGGGGCTATGAATACAAGCTGTTGCCGGTCTTTTCCGACCTGATCAAACCCGATGCGGCCATGACCAGCTTTATCAAGGATGTGCGGGCGCCTTACATGGACAAGTTGGGCGAAAAACTCGCCATCGCTGACGACCTGCTTTATCGCCGTGGCAACTTCAACGGCACCATGGACCAGGTGATCTGTGATGCCCAGAGACATGTCCTTGATGCCCAGATCTCCCTGTCACCGGGATTCCGTTGGGGGACGAGTGTTCTACCGGGCGACTCCATCACCATGGAGGATGTTATGAACGCCACGGCCATCACTTATCCGGAAACCTATGTCCGGGAGATGTCGGGTGCCGACCTGAAACTGATCATGGAGGACGTGGCTGACAACCTGTTCAACAAGGATCCTTATTACCAGCAGGGCGGTGACATGGTTCGCGTTGGTGGCATGGATTACACCTGTGACCCGACAGCCAGTATGAGCGGCCGGATCTCGGACATGCGCCTGGATAACGGCGAGCGGATCGAAGCCAACAAATCCTACAAGGTCGCTGGCTGGGCCACCGTGAATTCTCGGGCGCCCGGGCGGCCAATCTGGGACGTGGTTGCTGACTACCTGAGGTCGGAAAAGACAGTCAGGATTGACAAGTTCAACACACCGACCCTCAAGAATGTCGCTGGCAATCCGGGGATTGAAGACTACGCAGGATAA
- the soxA gene encoding sulfur oxidation c-type cytochrome SoxA yields MLKAKIILVALGAALAVPQALAGSTPEEDRKETVEYFKQMFPDVAIEEFVNGQYALDEDRRSQWESMQDFPPYEFAVAEGQEMFETPFANGKTYASCFDNGGIGIRQNYPYFDAGKNEVITLELAINRCREANGEKPLGWKKGAIASISAYMASTSQGKPINIKVPDDPDAMAAYQDGKEFYYSRRGQLNFSCASCHVQNPGKWIRADLLSPTLGQPANFPVHRSKWGELGTLHRRFAGCNNNVRAEPLPAQSEEYRNLEYFLTYMSNGLPVVGPATRP; encoded by the coding sequence ATGCTTAAAGCGAAAATCATTCTGGTCGCTCTCGGGGCGGCGCTGGCAGTGCCTCAGGCTCTGGCGGGCTCTACGCCGGAGGAAGACCGGAAAGAAACGGTTGAATACTTCAAGCAGATGTTCCCGGACGTCGCGATCGAAGAATTCGTCAATGGCCAGTACGCTCTGGACGAAGACCGCCGCAGCCAATGGGAATCCATGCAGGATTTTCCGCCCTATGAATTTGCCGTTGCTGAAGGTCAGGAGATGTTCGAGACGCCGTTTGCCAATGGCAAGACCTACGCCAGCTGTTTTGATAATGGCGGCATTGGTATTCGTCAGAACTACCCGTACTTCGACGCCGGGAAAAATGAAGTCATCACCCTTGAGCTCGCCATAAATCGCTGCCGCGAAGCCAATGGCGAGAAGCCTCTGGGATGGAAGAAGGGGGCTATCGCATCAATTTCCGCTTATATGGCGTCCACCTCCCAGGGCAAACCCATCAATATCAAGGTTCCGGATGACCCCGATGCGATGGCTGCCTACCAGGACGGCAAGGAATTCTATTACAGCCGCCGTGGCCAGCTGAACTTCTCCTGTGCCAGTTGCCATGTCCAGAACCCGGGAAAATGGATCAGGGCAGACCTGCTGTCTCCGACCCTGGGGCAACCGGCAAACTTTCCGGTACACCGCTCGAAGTGGGGTGAGCTTGGTACGCTGCATCGCCGTTTCGCCGGATGTAACAACAACGTACGCGCGGAGCCGTTGCCGGCACAAAGTGAGGAATACCGCAATCTCGAGTATTTTCTGACCTATATGAGCAATGGTCTGCCCGTGGTCGGACCGGCAACCCGGCCTTAG
- the soxZ gene encoding thiosulfate oxidation carrier complex protein SoxZ yields MASSIRVRAVESGGVTSLKALVRHPMDSGFVKDSEGNVIPPHFIKVLTVSHKGKNVFVANWGPAVSKDPFLEFRFKGGKKGDEVTISWVDNEGESDSTTATIG; encoded by the coding sequence ATGGCGTCCAGTATCAGAGTTCGTGCAGTAGAAAGTGGCGGTGTCACATCGCTGAAAGCCCTGGTTCGACACCCGATGGATTCAGGGTTTGTAAAGGATTCGGAAGGTAATGTCATTCCGCCCCACTTCATCAAGGTTCTGACCGTTTCCCATAAAGGCAAAAATGTATTTGTTGCCAACTGGGGACCGGCAGTGTCCAAAGATCCGTTCCTGGAGTTTCGATTCAAGGGCGGCAAAAAGGGGGACGAGGTCACCATCAGCTGGGTCGATAACGAGGGCGAAAGCGATTCAACCACCGCAACGATTGGCTGA
- the soxY gene encoding thiosulfate oxidation carrier protein SoxY — MTDQRRRGFLKGMLGIGVAGFALGSGIVPLRVEAATAPDASGWPEKAFSTPGVDESIAELYGMEASESDQITMDLPTIAQNGAVVPVTVETTLPNVTGMALLVAKNPNALAAYFDIQEGALPFVSNRLKMAETTDVVAVVISDGKAYKASQNVKVTVGGCGG; from the coding sequence GTGACTGACCAAAGGCGAAGAGGCTTTTTGAAGGGGATGCTGGGTATAGGGGTTGCCGGCTTTGCGCTGGGTTCCGGCATCGTGCCATTGAGAGTCGAGGCGGCTACCGCCCCCGATGCGTCCGGCTGGCCGGAGAAGGCGTTCAGTACTCCGGGGGTGGATGAATCCATTGCTGAACTCTACGGCATGGAAGCGAGTGAATCCGATCAGATCACCATGGATTTACCAACCATTGCGCAAAACGGCGCGGTGGTGCCGGTGACTGTCGAAACCACACTTCCGAACGTGACCGGCATGGCGTTGCTTGTAGCCAAGAACCCGAACGCCCTGGCGGCCTATTTCGATATTCAGGAGGGTGCACTGCCGTTCGTGTCGAATCGCCTGAAGATGGCGGAGACGACGGATGTGGTCGCCGTCGTGATTTCTGACGGCAAGGCTTACAAGGCCTCCCAGAACGTGAAAGTGACCGTTGGCGGCTGCGGCGGCTGA
- the soxX gene encoding sulfur oxidation c-type cytochrome SoxX, which translates to MRKALMSACLTTLALSATAPVFAEPTQADIDRGKELAFSRKDGNCLACHQMDDGKLTGNIGPELADMKARFPDREMLFKRVWDETQFNPMTVMPPFGRHMILSKQEINRIIDYLYTL; encoded by the coding sequence ATGCGAAAAGCGTTAATGTCCGCGTGCTTGACCACACTCGCACTGAGTGCCACGGCACCGGTGTTTGCCGAACCTACCCAGGCTGATATTGACCGGGGGAAGGAACTCGCTTTCAGTCGGAAGGATGGTAACTGCCTGGCCTGCCACCAGATGGATGACGGCAAGTTGACCGGCAACATCGGCCCGGAACTGGCAGACATGAAGGCCCGCTTTCCCGACCGGGAAATGCTATTCAAACGCGTCTGGGACGAAACCCAGTTCAACCCGATGACGGTAATGCCGCCATTCGGACGACACATGATCCTGAGTAAACAAGAAATAAACCGGATCATAGATTACCTGTATACGCTCTAA
- a CDS encoding c-type cytochrome produces MFSFHNTPRLLASTCCGILLTAMPVAGSAEQAGYYGYGESPTDEQIAAWDIDIRPDGTGLPEGSGTVDEGMAVYETHCASCHGAFGEGMGRYPKLAGGDGSLAEDRPEKTVGSYWPYASTLWDYIHRAMPFFAPQSLSDDQVYALTAYVLNLNYIVDGDFVANKETLPKVEMPNRDGFIWEDPRPVVNNERCMKDCIDEVAVSDSAEGKNLTPSTTGPLDEGITE; encoded by the coding sequence ATGTTCAGCTTTCATAACACACCACGCCTGCTCGCCAGCACCTGTTGCGGCATCCTTCTGACAGCAATGCCCGTTGCCGGTTCTGCAGAGCAGGCCGGGTACTACGGGTACGGGGAATCCCCGACCGATGAACAGATCGCCGCCTGGGACATCGATATCCGCCCTGATGGCACGGGGCTGCCCGAGGGCAGCGGTACCGTCGATGAAGGCATGGCCGTTTACGAGACTCATTGCGCCTCTTGTCACGGTGCCTTCGGAGAAGGCATGGGCCGCTACCCCAAGCTTGCAGGCGGCGACGGCAGTCTCGCCGAGGACCGTCCGGAAAAGACGGTGGGAAGTTACTGGCCTTACGCCTCGACACTCTGGGACTACATCCACAGAGCCATGCCGTTTTTTGCACCTCAATCTTTGTCAGATGACCAGGTTTATGCGCTGACCGCCTATGTCCTGAATCTCAATTACATCGTGGACGGGGACTTTGTTGCCAACAAAGAGACGCTACCGAAGGTAGAGATGCCCAATCGCGATGGCTTTATCTGGGAAGACCCGCGGCCGGTCGTGAACAACGAGCGCTGCATGAAGGATTGCATAGACGAGGTAGCGGTGTCCGACTCGGCTGAAGGCAAGAACCTGACGCCAAGCACCACCGGGCCCCTTGACGAGGGGATAACAGAATAA
- the soxC gene encoding sulfite dehydrogenase, with product MFGKLRRLDRDVSRLALEESERLPSAERRRFLRNGLFTAGGAMVGGALAGIAPKALAATQYPPEIPSWTRTLGPGVVADPYGVPSPFEKEVIRRNVPWLTADKVSSISFSPLQHLKGIITPNGLFFERHHAGRPEIDPQQHRLMIHGLVERPIILSMEDLQRFPSVSQINFIECPANGGMEWRGAQLNSLQFLHGMVSCAEWTGVRLSTLLQDAGIKTQGKWVLAEGADGAAMTRSIPLEKALDDVIVAYAQNGEALRREQGYPIRLVVPGWEGNTHVKWLRRLEVGDKPWMQREETSKYTDLMPDGTAHGFTWVMEAKSVITSPCPEMPLRGKGIHQIEGLAWSGRGKVKAVDVSVDGGQNWQQAQLREPVMSKSLTRFSLEWKWDGNPALLQSRVIDETGYVQPTLGQLRQARGTNSIYHKNSIQTWKVNGDGGVVNVQLS from the coding sequence ATGTTCGGCAAACTTCGCCGACTCGACCGGGATGTATCCAGACTAGCCCTGGAAGAGTCAGAACGCTTACCCTCAGCAGAACGCAGACGCTTTCTAAGGAATGGCCTGTTTACTGCTGGTGGTGCCATGGTTGGAGGTGCCCTTGCAGGCATTGCTCCGAAGGCCCTGGCAGCGACGCAGTATCCGCCAGAGATTCCATCGTGGACCCGAACTCTCGGGCCAGGTGTGGTTGCCGATCCGTATGGTGTGCCGTCTCCCTTTGAAAAGGAGGTCATCCGCCGGAACGTACCCTGGCTGACCGCCGACAAAGTCTCGTCAATCAGCTTTTCCCCACTCCAGCACCTGAAAGGCATCATCACTCCGAATGGTCTTTTCTTCGAGCGCCATCACGCCGGCCGACCGGAAATCGATCCTCAGCAACACCGATTGATGATTCATGGTCTTGTGGAACGACCGATCATTCTCTCCATGGAAGATCTGCAACGGTTCCCCAGCGTTTCCCAGATCAACTTTATAGAGTGTCCGGCCAACGGCGGCATGGAATGGCGTGGCGCCCAGCTCAACTCCCTCCAGTTCCTCCACGGCATGGTGAGCTGTGCCGAATGGACTGGTGTTCGGCTCTCCACACTGCTGCAGGACGCTGGCATCAAGACACAAGGCAAGTGGGTGCTGGCCGAGGGCGCAGACGGAGCCGCCATGACCCGGAGTATTCCACTCGAGAAAGCCCTGGATGATGTCATCGTCGCTTATGCCCAGAACGGTGAGGCACTGCGCCGCGAGCAGGGCTACCCGATCCGTCTGGTGGTACCGGGCTGGGAGGGTAATACCCATGTGAAATGGCTGCGCCGGCTGGAAGTGGGCGACAAGCCCTGGATGCAGCGCGAGGAAACGTCCAAGTACACTGATCTGATGCCCGATGGCACGGCCCATGGCTTCACCTGGGTTATGGAAGCCAAGTCGGTTATCACATCGCCGTGTCCCGAAATGCCACTGCGCGGCAAGGGCATTCACCAGATTGAAGGGTTGGCATGGAGTGGCCGAGGCAAGGTGAAAGCTGTGGATGTTTCGGTTGATGGTGGTCAGAACTGGCAGCAGGCCCAATTGCGGGAGCCGGTTATGTCCAAATCGCTGACCCGGTTCTCCCTTGAGTGGAAGTGGGATGGCAATCCGGCACTGCTGCAATCACGGGTCATTGATGAAACCGGGTATGTGCAACCGACACTGGGCCAGCTCAGGCAGGCTCGTGGCACCAACTCGATTTATCACAAGAATTCGATCCAGACCTGGAAAGTCAACGGCGACGGAGGCGTGGTCAATGTTCAGCTTTCATAA
- a CDS encoding MBL fold metallo-hydrolase, giving the protein MPAKKIKILISSAGTAAAMLIGSGTLAAESMPEYPPLTIPFEADPVSVDNVYYFSGHSGVPGEQNEGFTANAGFVITEKGVVVFDALGTPSLGAAMVDKIREITELPITQVVISHYHADHVYGLQAFRELTEAEVIAQEASSVYVNSSDAGQRLEQRRKALSPWVDDNTRLVAPDVTFQEEMVLESGSYRFRIVHAGPAHSPDDSLMMVEPAGVLFSGDIIQNDRVPYLASSEVDTGNWMNAIDKVRELNPRILIPGHGKASENAMEALNFTYDYLAYVRDRMGAAVEGWVEFEDAYEQSDWSRYENLPAFDASNKANAYRVYLEMEKAALGGG; this is encoded by the coding sequence ATGCCTGCAAAAAAAATTAAAATCTTGATCAGTTCCGCCGGTACGGCTGCCGCAATGCTGATCGGTTCAGGAACGCTGGCTGCCGAATCCATGCCGGAATATCCCCCACTCACGATTCCATTTGAGGCAGACCCCGTGAGCGTGGACAACGTTTACTATTTTTCAGGCCACTCCGGGGTGCCGGGAGAGCAGAACGAAGGTTTCACGGCCAATGCCGGATTCGTAATCACCGAAAAGGGTGTGGTGGTGTTCGATGCCCTGGGAACGCCAAGCCTTGGCGCAGCAATGGTCGATAAAATACGCGAAATTACGGAATTACCCATCACTCAAGTGGTGATCAGCCATTATCATGCGGACCACGTATATGGGCTCCAGGCCTTCAGGGAACTGACGGAAGCGGAGGTCATCGCTCAGGAAGCCTCCAGTGTTTATGTCAACAGCTCGGATGCCGGCCAACGCCTCGAACAGCGTCGGAAGGCTCTCTCTCCCTGGGTAGACGATAACACCAGGTTAGTCGCCCCTGATGTCACCTTTCAGGAGGAAATGGTTCTGGAATCCGGTAGTTACCGGTTCCGTATCGTGCATGCAGGGCCCGCCCACTCGCCGGATGACAGCCTGATGATGGTTGAGCCTGCCGGTGTTCTGTTTTCCGGCGATATTATTCAGAATGACCGGGTTCCATACCTCGCCAGCTCCGAGGTGGACACCGGTAACTGGATGAACGCCATTGATAAGGTCAGGGAACTGAATCCCCGAATCCTGATACCGGGCCACGGCAAGGCATCGGAAAATGCCATGGAGGCCCTCAACTTCACCTATGACTATCTGGCGTATGTCCGGGATCGCATGGGGGCTGCGGTTGAGGGGTGGGTTGAGTTCGAAGATGCCTATGAGCAGTCGGACTGGTCCCGCTATGAGAACCTGCCGGCATTCGATGCGTCCAACAAGGCCAACGCCTATCGTGTTTACCTTGAAATGGAAAAAGCTGCGCTGGGTGGCGGCTAG